Proteins co-encoded in one Papaver somniferum cultivar HN1 chromosome 5, ASM357369v1, whole genome shotgun sequence genomic window:
- the LOC113280624 gene encoding uncharacterized protein LOC113280624 gives MVPETAQWNTQLITFLFDGDTALKIQALFIDTSKEDSMIWMPAKDGVSSVKSTYKMLSYNDSDVHVEEWVTSWFFQYVQSKDDHWIYTVMIGAWIIWKDLCDVVFQGVTLNHLTSIRKIHYHLASHMHDSYTAVITNSNISSWKPPLESILKYNTNGSFDSDSNQFGTGVVLRNSIGHCIGIKGTYGNGALSPEAVECMAIREALLWAKILNHTKIQIEADAKLVIQSINGHSLLIQWENKNIIKEIKHLSSSFALCTFDFVNRDDNQVANAIARTTKETRNSTKFFGDFDSAIFNLLSGDQNASH, from the exons ATGGTTCCTGAAACAGCTCAATGGAACACTCAACTAATTACCTTCTTATTTGATGGAGACACTGCGCTTAAAATCCAAGCTCTTTTTATAGACACCAGCAAAGAAGACAGCATGATTTGGATGCCTGCAAAAGACGGAGTTTCCTCTGTAAAAAGCACATACAAAATGCTGTCTTACAATGATAGTGATGTCCATGTAGAAG AATGGGTAACAAGTTGGTTTTTTCAGTACGTTCAATCTAAGGATGATCACTGGATTTATACAGTGATGATTGGAGCTTGGATAATATGGAAGGATCTTTGTGATGTGGTTTTTCAGGGGGTCACTCTTAACCATCTTACTTCTATTCGTAAAATACATTACCATCTTGCCTCACATATGCATGATTCTTATACTGCTGTTATAACTAATTCCAATATATCCAGTTGGAAGCCTCCTTTAGAAAGCATATTAAAATACAATACAAATGGCTCTTTTGACTCAGATTCTAACCAATTTGGCACTGGTGTTGTGCTGCGTAATTCAATAGGTCACTGCATTGGAATCAAAGGAACATATGGAAATGGAGCACTAAGTCCAGAGGCTGTGGAGTGTATGGCTATACGTGAAGCGCTATTATGGGCAAAAATCTTGAATCATACAAAGATTCAGATAGAGGCAGATGCAAAGCTCGTGATTCAATCCATAAATGGTCATTCACTTCTCATCCAGTGGGAAAATAAGAATATAATAAAGGAGATAAAACATTTAAGCTCCTCTTTTGCTTTATGCACTTTTGATTTTGTTAACCGGGATGACAACCAAGTAGCAAATGCTATTGCTAGGACCACTAAAGAAACTAGAAACTCTACTAAATTTTTCGGTGACTTTGATTCTGCAATTTTTAACCTCCTATCTGGAGATCAAAATGCATCTCATTAA